In Panacibacter ginsenosidivorans, the following proteins share a genomic window:
- a CDS encoding M61 family metallopeptidase, protein MKKHMQYKPFLLSLILVGLVFIVDAQNTYKYSVDLTKVDSDQLHIELICPTVSQKEIIFYLPKIVPGTYMNSNYGKYVHNLKAFDKKGKELPVSAAGDNGWAIKKANKVSRITYNVEDTWDASINNMVYPMCGTSFEAGKNFVINTPGLFGYFDGMKKMPFQLSFTKPAGFYAATGLRPVSSTPVLDLFQCDNADNLYDSPIMFCLPDTTTVKVGNADVLVAVYSPHKLATSRYLAEHLEKLLMAARDYLGGKLPVDKYAFIYYFNGEQKKNPIGGAWEHSYSSFYALDEAPEKEAIEHWVDISSHEFFHIVTPLTISSREVKEFNFNETILSKHLWLYEGSTEYYAHHVQEYEGLKTPEQFLNTLSQKITISRSYYNDSLSFTELSKESAGKWAPQYGNVYQKGALISACLDLCLLKLSNAQYGLKDLKHDLGINYGKDKFFEDDTLFSVIAQLTYPELKDFFTTYVQGTTPIPYEQFFGLAGVDFIPKETYKEFTLGGFAVKVTENGNIAIGTKNLNDFGKKMGYKDGDEIISINDSPITAGNFEEKLDQLYANLKEGDAIHIKIKRRNATGQIEMVDLSAPATKIDKQRLNILRLNNNPTAEQLKIRNAWLNICDGRR, encoded by the coding sequence ATGAAAAAGCATATGCAATATAAGCCTTTTTTGTTGAGTTTAATCCTTGTGGGTCTCGTGTTTATTGTCGATGCACAAAACACCTACAAATACAGTGTGGACCTGACCAAAGTTGATAGTGACCAATTACATATAGAATTGATTTGCCCCACGGTATCACAAAAAGAAATTATTTTTTACTTACCTAAGATTGTTCCGGGTACTTATATGAACAGCAACTATGGTAAATATGTACATAACCTTAAGGCTTTTGATAAAAAGGGAAAGGAACTACCTGTTTCCGCAGCAGGTGACAACGGATGGGCCATAAAAAAAGCTAATAAGGTCTCCAGAATAACCTACAACGTTGAAGATACCTGGGATGCCAGTATTAATAATATGGTTTATCCCATGTGCGGCACCAGCTTTGAAGCAGGAAAGAATTTTGTCATAAACACACCGGGGCTTTTTGGTTATTTCGATGGTATGAAAAAGATGCCTTTCCAGCTTTCTTTTACCAAGCCTGCCGGCTTTTATGCAGCCACAGGTTTAAGACCTGTTTCTTCTACCCCGGTACTCGATCTCTTTCAGTGCGACAATGCTGACAATCTCTATGATTCCCCTATCATGTTTTGTTTACCAGATACCACTACTGTAAAAGTTGGTAATGCTGATGTTTTAGTGGCTGTTTACTCTCCACACAAACTCGCTACATCCCGATACCTGGCAGAACATCTTGAAAAATTACTTATGGCAGCCAGAGATTACCTTGGTGGTAAACTGCCGGTGGATAAATACGCCTTTATCTACTATTTCAATGGCGAACAAAAAAAGAACCCTATCGGAGGAGCCTGGGAGCATTCCTATTCTTCCTTTTATGCTTTAGACGAAGCCCCTGAAAAGGAAGCTATTGAGCATTGGGTAGACATTTCATCCCACGAATTTTTTCATATTGTAACACCACTTACCATAAGTTCCCGGGAAGTAAAGGAATTCAATTTTAATGAAACCATTTTAAGCAAACATCTGTGGCTTTACGAGGGTAGTACAGAATATTACGCTCATCATGTGCAGGAATATGAAGGGTTAAAAACTCCGGAACAATTTCTTAATACCTTATCTCAGAAAATTACTATTTCACGATCTTATTACAATGACTCACTTTCTTTTACCGAACTCAGTAAAGAAAGCGCAGGTAAATGGGCGCCTCAATATGGAAACGTTTACCAGAAAGGCGCACTTATTTCTGCCTGCCTCGATCTCTGCTTATTAAAACTTTCAAATGCTCAATATGGACTTAAAGACCTGAAGCACGATCTTGGTATCAATTACGGTAAGGATAAATTCTTTGAAGACGATACTTTGTTCAGTGTCATCGCTCAACTTACCTATCCGGAGCTTAAAGATTTCTTTACCACTTATGTTCAGGGTACAACGCCCATTCCTTATGAGCAATTCTTTGGTCTTGCAGGCGTAGATTTTATTCCTAAAGAGACTTATAAAGAATTTACTCTCGGAGGGTTTGCCGTTAAAGTAACAGAAAACGGCAATATTGCTATAGGTACAAAAAACCTGAACGACTTTGGGAAAAAGATGGGCTATAAAGATGGAGATGAAATTATAAGTATCAACGATTCACCTATAACTGCCGGCAATTTTGAGGAAAAGCTCGATCAGTTATATGCAAACTTGAAAGAAGGTGATGCAATACACATAAAAATAAAACGCAGGAATGCTACAGGCCAGATAGAGATGGTTGATCTCTCCGCCCCCGCCACTAAAATTGACAAACAGCGACTAAATATATTAAGGTTAAACAACAATCCTACCGCAGAGCAGTTAAAGATCCGCAATGCATGGTTAAATATTTGCGACGGCCGCAGGTAA
- a CDS encoding lipocalin-like domain-containing protein, whose translation MKRALLYTVVAWIFCIGFLACKKSVSTDSSAITIENISGTYALKGLTWTFGGFNFNVYDSLDACEKDNLIKFNTDKTVDYIDAGAVCTPPEDDNGTWDLQGDSLIFSSNYSNAKIQSFNGKTLILTGVADGETGATATTTLEKQ comes from the coding sequence ATGAAAAGAGCCCTTTTGTATACCGTTGTTGCATGGATATTTTGCATTGGCTTCCTTGCCTGTAAGAAAAGTGTAAGCACAGACAGTTCTGCAATAACCATAGAGAATATTTCAGGCACTTATGCATTAAAAGGATTGACCTGGACCTTTGGCGGTTTTAATTTCAATGTATACGATTCGCTTGATGCCTGTGAGAAAGACAATCTTATAAAGTTCAATACAGACAAAACTGTAGATTATATTGATGCGGGTGCTGTGTGTACCCCGCCTGAGGATGATAACGGCACTTGGGATTTACAGGGAGACAGCTTAATATTTAGCAGTAATTATTCAAATGCCAAAATACAAAGTTTTAACGGCAAAACACTAATTCTCACAGGTGTGGCTGATGGAGAGACAGGAGCAACAGCTACTACCACACTGGAAAAACAATAA
- a CDS encoding c-type cytochrome yields MKKITILVAALVVIAGAAIFVSCSSNAETKTAVEFNTSNFTAEQINHGKYLVTMMGCDDCHSPKVFGPNGPEVDLSRRFSGHPSDAVLPAADTSQLKSWMLFAPDLTAYVGPWGTSFSANLTSDSTGIGNWKFDQFKKALREGKYKGLDGTRPLMPPMPWQQYKNLSDEDLRDIFAFLKSTTPVKNLVPAYIPPVTAMK; encoded by the coding sequence ATGAAAAAGATCACCATTTTAGTTGCAGCACTTGTTGTAATAGCAGGAGCAGCGATTTTTGTTTCCTGCAGCAGCAATGCAGAGACAAAAACAGCTGTGGAGTTCAACACAAGCAATTTTACAGCAGAGCAAATTAATCATGGGAAATATCTTGTTACCATGATGGGCTGCGATGATTGTCATTCACCAAAAGTATTTGGCCCAAATGGTCCTGAAGTAGATCTTTCACGCCGTTTTTCAGGCCATCCGTCTGATGCAGTTTTGCCTGCAGCTGATACCAGTCAATTAAAATCATGGATGTTATTTGCACCGGACCTTACTGCATATGTAGGTCCATGGGGCACTTCTTTTTCAGCAAATCTTACCAGCGATTCAACAGGAATTGGCAACTGGAAATTTGATCAGTTTAAAAAGGCACTAAGAGAAGGAAAATACAAAGGTTTGGATGGTACCCGTCCACTGATGCCACCAATGCCCTGGCAGCAGTACAAAAATCTTTCCGACGAAGACCTTAGAGATATATTCGCTTTTCTTAAATCAACAACACCAGTTAAAAATTTAGTGCCTGCTTATATTCCTCCTGTTACCGCGATGAAGTAG
- a CDS encoding fibrobacter succinogenes major paralogous domain-containing protein → MKTTIKTGLAALIMLIAISCKKENTNMRAFAKTDDSAMQLSVSDLTAADAVIIGTQVWMKKDLTTSYYRNGDKIPQVKDPAKWAKLTTGAWCWYNNDPRYGKLYNWYAVNDPRGLAPAAGWHIPSDAEWTALTTFLGGYTVAGGKMKETGTTHWLTPNADATNSSGFTALPGGTRYYLGDFFDVGGYGYWWSSTESDSQSAYHRLLTYFYGAISRFTDYKTNGFSVRCIKD, encoded by the coding sequence ATGAAAACAACAATCAAGACAGGGCTTGCGGCATTGATTATGCTAATAGCAATTTCCTGCAAAAAGGAAAATACAAACATGCGTGCTTTTGCAAAAACTGATGACAGTGCAATGCAATTATCGGTCTCAGATCTTACTGCTGCTGATGCAGTAATAATAGGTACACAGGTATGGATGAAAAAAGACCTTACGACCAGCTATTACAGGAACGGAGATAAGATACCACAGGTAAAAGATCCAGCTAAATGGGCTAAGTTAACAACAGGAGCGTGGTGCTGGTATAATAATGATCCACGCTATGGTAAGCTGTATAACTGGTATGCTGTAAATGATCCCAGGGGGCTTGCACCCGCCGCAGGTTGGCATATACCCAGTGATGCAGAGTGGACTGCATTAACTACATTTTTAGGTGGTTATACTGTGGCTGGTGGAAAGATGAAAGAAACCGGAACTACACACTGGCTTACGCCTAATGCAGATGCTACCAATAGTAGCGGGTTTACTGCACTTCCCGGAGGCACACGATATTATCTTGGCGACTTCTTTGATGTTGGTGGCTATGGTTACTGGTGGAGTTCAACAGAATCAGATTCGCAGTCAGCTTATCACAGATTGCTTACTTATTTCTATGGCGCTATTTCAAGATTTACAGATTACAAAACAAATGGTTTCTCTGTTCGTTGTATAAAAGACTAA
- a CDS encoding helix-turn-helix domain-containing protein: MPIIVNLDVMMAKRKMSLNELSEKVDLTLANLSILKTGKAKAVRFSTLEAICKVLNCQPGDILEYVEEGNKSQI, translated from the coding sequence ATGCCGATTATTGTAAATCTTGATGTAATGATGGCTAAACGAAAGATGTCGCTGAATGAGCTTTCAGAAAAAGTTGATCTTACATTGGCTAATCTCTCTATCTTAAAAACGGGCAAAGCAAAAGCTGTTCGTTTCAGCACGTTAGAAGCAATTTGTAAAGTGCTTAATTGTCAGCCGGGTGATATACTTGAGTATGTAGAAGAAGGCAACAAATCGCAAATTTAG
- a CDS encoding T9SS type A sorting domain-containing protein yields MKQSFLCIIILTCIISVKSFAQPEIKAQKEIGGNYSDWFSNMYLTKDKGIIVGGYSTSCISGDKTENIRGGYDYWIIKMDSTYKIQWDKTIGGSDQDYLSDLLQTSDYGYLVGGFSQSNISSEKTENSRGGDDYWVIRLDSSGTIQWDKTIGGNGTNDRLTSLQQTTGNGYILGGQSDSNISGEKTQDSRGGFDYWLVKLDSTGKIIWDKTIGGNNTDGLTSVQQTSDEGYILGGYSWSDISGEKTENSRGQDDYWVVKLDSLGNIQWDKTIGGSLADKLNALRQTSDGGYILGGYSTSGISGEKTENSRGKEDYWVVKLDSMGKIQWNKTIGGSDYDELTSLQETYDGGYILAGYSFSNISGEKTENSRGDEDYWVVKLDSQGNIQWDKTIGGNDPDEAYSVIEISGNNYIVGGYSQSRISGDKKTHSRGGRDYWGMKLVYNKTGRFETTELPKENKAKASKLNNGGFTVYPNPARDQIYIQANTKAIVSLIDQSGKTLLRKSINGSTIINIAGVSPGLYYLKNNTTGVVQKIIINR; encoded by the coding sequence ATGAAACAAAGTTTTTTATGCATCATTATACTCACATGTATCATATCCGTTAAGAGTTTTGCGCAACCTGAAATCAAAGCGCAAAAAGAAATCGGTGGCAATTATAGTGACTGGTTTAGCAATATGTATTTAACAAAAGACAAAGGCATAATTGTCGGGGGGTATTCTACTTCATGTATATCCGGCGATAAAACTGAAAATATAAGAGGGGGTTATGATTATTGGATCATAAAAATGGACAGCACATATAAAATCCAATGGGATAAAACCATTGGTGGAAGTGACCAGGATTATTTATCTGATCTTCTGCAAACCAGCGATTACGGGTATCTGGTAGGCGGTTTCTCACAGTCAAACATATCGTCTGAAAAAACTGAAAATAGTAGAGGTGGTGATGATTACTGGGTAATAAGGCTGGATAGCTCAGGAACTATACAATGGGACAAAACCATTGGAGGAAATGGTACTAATGATAGGTTGACTTCTCTTCAGCAAACTACTGGCAACGGATATATATTAGGTGGCCAGTCTGATTCAAATATTTCTGGTGAAAAAACACAAGATAGCAGAGGCGGATTTGACTATTGGTTAGTAAAACTTGATAGCACAGGAAAAATTATATGGGATAAAACAATCGGCGGAAACAATACGGATGGATTAACCTCGGTTCAGCAAACCAGTGATGAAGGATATATTTTGGGTGGTTATTCCTGGTCAGATATATCAGGTGAAAAAACTGAAAATAGCAGGGGACAGGATGATTATTGGGTTGTAAAACTTGATAGCCTGGGAAACATTCAATGGGACAAAACGATTGGAGGTAGCCTTGCTGATAAGTTAAACGCTCTCCGGCAAACCAGTGATGGAGGATATATTTTGGGCGGTTATTCCACATCAGGTATATCAGGAGAAAAAACAGAAAACAGTAGGGGTAAGGAAGATTATTGGGTTGTAAAACTTGATAGCATGGGAAAGATACAATGGAACAAAACGATTGGAGGTAGCGACTATGATGAGTTAACTTCTCTTCAGGAGACCTATGATGGGGGGTATATTCTGGCAGGATATTCCTTCTCAAACATATCAGGCGAAAAAACAGAAAACAGCAGGGGAGACGAAGATTATTGGGTTGTAAAACTTGATAGCCAGGGGAATATTCAGTGGGATAAAACAATAGGAGGGAACGATCCTGATGAAGCTTATAGCGTCATAGAAATTTCAGGAAATAATTATATAGTAGGCGGCTACTCCCAATCTCGCATATCAGGAGATAAAAAAACGCATTCAAGAGGCGGTCGCGATTACTGGGGTATGAAATTAGTCTACAACAAAACAGGCAGGTTTGAAACAACGGAATTACCAAAAGAAAACAAAGCAAAAGCATCAAAACTCAACAATGGCGGCTTCACTGTTTATCCCAACCCCGCAAGAGATCAGATATACATCCAGGCTAATACTAAAGCAATTGTTTCACTTATTGACCAGTCGGGTAAAACGCTGCTTAGAAAATCAATCAATGGTAGTACGATTATCAATATTGCCGGTGTAAGTCCGGGTTTATATTATCTAAAGAATAATACTACCGGCGTAGTGCAGAAGATAATAATAAACAGGTAA
- a CDS encoding zinc-binding dehydrogenase → MADSTLLPLSNDLNEKKGLLLGDVFSTGYFCADNAGIKPKNVYAVVGCGPVGLMTIIAAKHLGAETVFAIDVVPERLAIAKQFGAVPLNPSLIDIKEEILNNTHGRGADAVMEVVGSSATLKMAIDLLRPGGTISSVGVHTANHFSFSPGEAYDKNLIYKSGRCPAHYYAEKLIREEVLQRYAIEDIITHQFLLQDGAKAYEVFDKKLDNCVKAILQIS, encoded by the coding sequence ATGGCAGATAGTACTTTACTTCCATTAAGCAATGATCTTAATGAAAAGAAAGGGTTGTTATTGGGAGACGTTTTTTCTACAGGTTATTTCTGTGCAGACAATGCAGGCATAAAACCAAAAAATGTTTATGCAGTTGTCGGGTGCGGACCTGTAGGTCTTATGACCATCATTGCTGCAAAGCATCTTGGTGCTGAAACCGTATTTGCGATTGATGTTGTACCCGAACGATTAGCCATTGCAAAACAATTTGGTGCAGTTCCGCTTAATCCATCGCTTATTGATATTAAAGAAGAAATTCTCAACAACACACATGGTCGCGGTGCTGATGCAGTAATGGAGGTTGTTGGTAGTTCTGCTACATTGAAGATGGCTATTGATCTTCTTCGCCCCGGTGGAACCATATCATCTGTTGGTGTGCATACAGCAAACCATTTTTCTTTTTCTCCAGGCGAAGCGTATGATAAAAATCTTATTTACAAAAGCGGTCGTTGCCCTGCACACTATTACGCTGAAAAATTAATAAGAGAAGAAGTGCTGCAGCGTTATGCAATAGAAGATATTATAACACATCAATTTTTATTACAGGACGGAGCAAAGGCATACGAAGTATTCGATAAAAAACTGGACAACTGCGTAAAAGCAATTTTACAAATTTCCTGA
- a CDS encoding alcohol dehydrogenase catalytic domain-containing protein yields MQALTFGGKEIIEYSNVQDPQLLHSTDAIVKITMSGICGSDLHVYHGRETGLDHGTVMGHEFTGIVEEAGSDVKRFKKGTKVLALLLPHVVNVFIVVLVLHAAAKKEIYLVG; encoded by the coding sequence ATGCAGGCACTAACATTCGGCGGAAAAGAAATCATTGAATATAGCAACGTTCAGGATCCTCAATTGCTTCATTCAACAGATGCAATTGTAAAAATAACCATGTCCGGTATTTGTGGTTCTGATCTGCATGTATATCATGGAAGAGAAACAGGACTGGATCATGGAACAGTGATGGGGCACGAGTTTACCGGCATTGTAGAAGAAGCAGGTAGTGATGTAAAGAGATTCAAAAAAGGTACAAAAGTATTAGCCCTTTTACTACCTCATGTGGTGAATGTTTTTATTGTCGTATTGGTCTTACATGCCGCTGCGAAAAAGGAAATCTATTTGGTTGGGTAG
- a CDS encoding DUF2975 domain-containing protein yields MKTRTEKILVVLKILALLGAIKYSIDCGAQLTNFVASFINTEWAKRTYEVNLDIFNIREKSIAYYSYAMCLTIAVSALKATIWYVVYALLMKLKLKTPFSMEVEKKFESIAFLLLAVWIVSAIFWKIYAYYLTQDTGIQLPANNSSDEYFFMAGIVYIISQIFKRGIEMQEENQLTV; encoded by the coding sequence ATGAAAACAAGAACAGAAAAAATTTTAGTAGTCCTTAAAATTCTTGCCCTCCTGGGTGCCATTAAATATTCAATTGACTGCGGAGCCCAGTTAACCAATTTTGTAGCAAGCTTTATAAACACTGAATGGGCGAAACGTACGTACGAGGTTAACCTGGATATATTCAACATTCGTGAGAAAAGTATTGCGTATTATTCTTACGCCATGTGTTTAACCATTGCGGTTTCGGCATTAAAAGCAACTATCTGGTACGTAGTTTATGCCTTGCTTATGAAGCTTAAACTTAAAACACCTTTTTCTATGGAAGTAGAAAAAAAATTTGAAAGCATCGCCTTCCTGTTGCTTGCTGTTTGGATCGTGAGCGCCATTTTCTGGAAGATTTATGCTTACTACCTCACGCAGGATACAGGCATACAATTACCGGCTAACAACAGCAGTGATGAATACTTTTTTATGGCAGGTATTGTTTATATCATCTCGCAGATATTTAAACGTGGTATCGAAATGCAGGAAGAAAACCAATTAACCGTATAA
- a CDS encoding VOC family protein, whose protein sequence is MQKITPFLWFDGRAEEAVNFYASVFKNSKVTSIKHWGEGSPFPKDQVMSATVELEGLKFHAFDAGPQFKFTEAISFFVDCENQAEVDYFWGKLSEGGEKSRCGWLKDKFGVSWQIVPKTLGELLGNRDTAKAKRAMAALMQMDKIIIADLENA, encoded by the coding sequence ATGCAAAAGATAACACCATTCTTATGGTTTGATGGAAGAGCAGAAGAAGCTGTAAATTTCTATGCTTCTGTGTTTAAGAACTCCAAGGTTACCAGCATTAAACATTGGGGCGAAGGCAGCCCGTTTCCAAAAGACCAGGTAATGTCTGCCACTGTTGAACTGGAAGGTTTAAAATTCCATGCATTTGATGCGGGGCCTCAATTTAAATTTACGGAGGCAATTTCTTTTTTCGTTGATTGCGAGAACCAGGCAGAAGTAGATTATTTCTGGGGCAAACTTTCTGAAGGCGGAGAAAAAAGCAGGTGCGGATGGCTTAAAGATAAGTTTGGTGTATCGTGGCAGATCGTTCCAAAAACATTAGGCGAACTGCTGGGTAATAGGGACACTGCAAAAGCAAAAAGAGCAATGGCTGCTCTTATGCAAATGGATAAAATAATTATTGCAGATCTTGAGAATGCTTAA
- a CDS encoding BPSS1187 family protein translates to MKIIISFLIAIIISRGISIAQVKSYYINADSTFPGMEKIHSGHFITVNMSNRSGKKLLVSIPGTTGPADVMRSFDSVAALEGYHTISIDYPNNRNTATFINSIDKEAFNKFRQELDFGTPVSDSVNVDSLNSIVNRITKLVIYLAKTRPAEGWNNFLDHDKIIWERVTLAGHSQGAGHVSYIGHAFKVHKVIMLSGPQDFLSNYDMPAPWLSADSKTPYSSFYSFLHDDDAYNTQRQIRNDLTAMHADSSVICRFQNMNAFSKQCRIFISGIQVPNTTQQNMGMQNHMASIMPMHSKVWIWLLKD, encoded by the coding sequence ATGAAAATCATTATTAGTTTTTTGATCGCAATTATTATATCGCGTGGTATAAGTATTGCGCAGGTAAAAAGTTATTACATCAACGCGGACAGTACTTTCCCGGGAATGGAGAAGATACACAGTGGCCATTTTATTACCGTTAATATGAGCAACAGGTCCGGAAAAAAATTACTGGTAAGTATTCCCGGTACTACAGGGCCCGCCGATGTAATGAGATCATTCGATAGTGTTGCAGCGCTTGAAGGTTATCATACTATCAGTATTGACTATCCTAATAACCGCAATACTGCAACTTTTATAAACAGCATAGATAAAGAGGCGTTTAATAAATTCAGGCAGGAGCTGGATTTCGGCACACCTGTTTCTGATTCTGTGAATGTAGATTCTTTGAACAGTATTGTTAACCGCATCACTAAACTGGTAATATATCTTGCTAAAACAAGACCTGCAGAAGGCTGGAATAATTTCCTGGATCATGATAAAATAATATGGGAGCGTGTTACACTTGCCGGGCATTCACAAGGTGCGGGGCATGTAAGTTATATTGGGCATGCATTCAAAGTTCATAAAGTTATTATGCTTTCTGGTCCACAGGATTTTTTATCAAACTATGATATGCCTGCACCCTGGTTATCTGCAGATTCAAAAACACCATACAGCAGCTTTTACTCATTTCTTCATGATGATGATGCTTACAACACACAACGGCAAATAAGAAATGATCTTACTGCGATGCATGCAGACTCGTCTGTTATCTGTCGCTTTCAAAACATGAATGCATTTTCAAAACAGTGCAGGATATTTATTTCTGGTATACAGGTGCCAAATACTACGCAACAAAATATGGGAATGCAAAACCATATGGCAAGCATAATGCCTATGCATAGCAAGGTTTGGATATGGTTGCTGAAGGATTAG